One Choloepus didactylus isolate mChoDid1 chromosome 8, mChoDid1.pri, whole genome shotgun sequence DNA window includes the following coding sequences:
- the RARG gene encoding retinoic acid receptor gamma isoform X1: MATNKERLFAPGPLGPGSGYPGAGFPFAFPGALRGSPPFEMLSPSFRGLGQPDLPKEMASLSVETQSTSSEEMVPSSPSPPPPPRVYKPCFVCNDKSSGYHYGVSSCEGCKGFFRRSIQKNMVYTCHRDKNCIINKVTRNRCQYCRLQKCFEVGMSKEAVRNDRNKKKKEVKEEGSPDSYELSPQLEELITKVSKAHQETFPSLCQLGKYTTNSSADHRVQLDLGLWDKFSELATKCIIKIVEFAKRLPGFTGLSIADQITLLKAACLDILMLRICTRYTPEQDTMTFSDGLTLNRTQMHNAGFGPLTDLVFAFAGQLLPLEMDDTETGLLSAICLICGDRMDLEEPEKVDKLQEPLLEALRLYARRRRPSQPYMFPRMLMKITDLRGISTKGAERAITLKMEIPGPMPPLIREMLENPEMFEDDSSQPGPHPKASSEDEVPGGQGKRGSSPQPDQGH; encoded by the exons ATGGCCACAAATAAGGAGCGACTCTTTGCACCCGGTCCCTTGGGGCCTGGATCTGGCTACCCAGGGGCTGGCTTCCCCTTTGCCTTTCCAGGGGCACTCAGGGGGTCTCCGCCTTTCGAGATGCTGAGCCCTAGCTTCCGGGGCCTGGGACAGCCTGACCTCCCCAAGGAGATGGCCTCTCTGT CGGTGGAGACGCAGAGCACCAGCTCAGAAGAGATGGTGCCCAGCTCACCCTCACCCCCTCCACCTCCTCGGGTCTACAAGCCGTGCTTCGTGTGCAATGACAAGTCCTCTGGCTACCACTATGGGGTCAGCTCTTGTGAAGGCTGCAAG GGCTTCTTCCGCCGCAGCATTCAGAAGAACATGGTGTACACATGTCACCGTGACAAAAACTGTATCATCAACAAGGTGACCCGGAATCGCTGCCAGTACTGCCGGCTACAGAAGTGCTTCGAAGTGGGCATGTCCAAGGAAG CTGTACGGAATGACCggaacaagaagaagaaagaggtgaaGGAAGAAGGGTCACCTGACAGCTATGAGCTGAGCCCCCAGTTAGAAGAGCTCATCACCAAGGTCAGCAAAGCCCATCAAGAGACCTTCCCCtcgctctgtcagctggggaaaTACACCACG AACTCCAGTGCAGATCACCGGGTGCAGCTGGATCTGGGGCTATGGGACAAGTTCAGTGAGCTGGCCACCAAATGCATCATCAAGATCGTGGAGTTTGCCAAGCGACTGCCTGGCTTTACAGGACTCAGCATTGCTGACCAGATCACTCTGCTCAAGGCTGCCTGCCTGGACATCTTG atGCTGAGGATCTGTACACGGTATACCCCAGAGCAGGACACCATGACCTTCTCTGATGGGCTGACCCTGAACCGGACCCAGATGCACAACGCTGGCTTTGGGCCCCTCACGGACCTCGTCTTTGCCTTTGCCGGGCAGCTCCTGCCCCTGGAGATGGATGACACCGAGACCGGGCTGCTCAGTGCCATCTGCCTCATCTGTGGAG ACCGCATGGACCTGGAGGAACCTGAAAAGGTGGACAAGCTGCAGGAGCCACTTCTGGAAGCCCTGAGGCTGTATGCCCGGCGCCGGCGGCCCAGCCAGCCCTATATGTTCCCAAGGATGCTCATGAAGATCACTGACCTCCGGGGCATCAGCACCAAGG GCGCGGAAAGGGCCATTACCCTGAAGATGGAGATTCCAGGCCCGATGCCTCCCCTGATCCGAGAGATGCTGGAGAACCCCGAAATGTTTGAGGACGACTCCTCCCAGCCTGGTCCCCACCCCAAGGCCTCCAGTGAGGATGAGGTTCCTGGGGGCCAGGGCAAAAGGGGCAGCAGCCCCCAGCCTGACCAGGGCCATTGA
- the RARG gene encoding retinoic acid receptor gamma isoform X3, with the protein MATNKERLFAPGPLGPGSGYPGAGFPFAFPGALRGSPPFEMLSPSFRGLGQPDLPKEMASLSVETQSTSSEEMVPSSPSPPPPPRVYKPCFVCNDKSSGYHYGVSSCEGCKGFFRRSIQKNMVYTCHRDKNCIINKVTRNRCQYCRLQKCFEVGMSKEAVRNDRNKKKKEVKEEGSPDSYELSPQLEELITKNSSADHRVQLDLGLWDKFSELATKCIIKIVEFAKRLPGFTGLSIADQITLLKAACLDILMLRICTRYTPEQDTMTFSDGLTLNRTQMHNAGFGPLTDLVFAFAGQLLPLEMDDTETGLLSAICLICGDRMDLEEPEKVDKLQEPLLEALRLYARRRRPSQPYMFPRMLMKITDLRGISTKGAERAITLKMEIPGPMPPLIREMLENPEMFEDDSSQPGPHPKASSEDEVPGGQGKRGSSPQPDQGH; encoded by the exons ATGGCCACAAATAAGGAGCGACTCTTTGCACCCGGTCCCTTGGGGCCTGGATCTGGCTACCCAGGGGCTGGCTTCCCCTTTGCCTTTCCAGGGGCACTCAGGGGGTCTCCGCCTTTCGAGATGCTGAGCCCTAGCTTCCGGGGCCTGGGACAGCCTGACCTCCCCAAGGAGATGGCCTCTCTGT CGGTGGAGACGCAGAGCACCAGCTCAGAAGAGATGGTGCCCAGCTCACCCTCACCCCCTCCACCTCCTCGGGTCTACAAGCCGTGCTTCGTGTGCAATGACAAGTCCTCTGGCTACCACTATGGGGTCAGCTCTTGTGAAGGCTGCAAG GGCTTCTTCCGCCGCAGCATTCAGAAGAACATGGTGTACACATGTCACCGTGACAAAAACTGTATCATCAACAAGGTGACCCGGAATCGCTGCCAGTACTGCCGGCTACAGAAGTGCTTCGAAGTGGGCATGTCCAAGGAAG CTGTACGGAATGACCggaacaagaagaagaaagaggtgaaGGAAGAAGGGTCACCTGACAGCTATGAGCTGAGCCCCCAGTTAGAAGAGCTCATCACCAAG AACTCCAGTGCAGATCACCGGGTGCAGCTGGATCTGGGGCTATGGGACAAGTTCAGTGAGCTGGCCACCAAATGCATCATCAAGATCGTGGAGTTTGCCAAGCGACTGCCTGGCTTTACAGGACTCAGCATTGCTGACCAGATCACTCTGCTCAAGGCTGCCTGCCTGGACATCTTG atGCTGAGGATCTGTACACGGTATACCCCAGAGCAGGACACCATGACCTTCTCTGATGGGCTGACCCTGAACCGGACCCAGATGCACAACGCTGGCTTTGGGCCCCTCACGGACCTCGTCTTTGCCTTTGCCGGGCAGCTCCTGCCCCTGGAGATGGATGACACCGAGACCGGGCTGCTCAGTGCCATCTGCCTCATCTGTGGAG ACCGCATGGACCTGGAGGAACCTGAAAAGGTGGACAAGCTGCAGGAGCCACTTCTGGAAGCCCTGAGGCTGTATGCCCGGCGCCGGCGGCCCAGCCAGCCCTATATGTTCCCAAGGATGCTCATGAAGATCACTGACCTCCGGGGCATCAGCACCAAGG GCGCGGAAAGGGCCATTACCCTGAAGATGGAGATTCCAGGCCCGATGCCTCCCCTGATCCGAGAGATGCTGGAGAACCCCGAAATGTTTGAGGACGACTCCTCCCAGCCTGGTCCCCACCCCAAGGCCTCCAGTGAGGATGAGGTTCCTGGGGGCCAGGGCAAAAGGGGCAGCAGCCCCCAGCCTGACCAGGGCCATTGA
- the RARG gene encoding retinoic acid receptor gamma isoform X2, whose translation MYDCMEAFAPGPRRLYGAAGPGAGLLRRATGSSCFAGLEPFAWPQPTSLQSVETQSTSSEEMVPSSPSPPPPPRVYKPCFVCNDKSSGYHYGVSSCEGCKGFFRRSIQKNMVYTCHRDKNCIINKVTRNRCQYCRLQKCFEVGMSKEAVRNDRNKKKKEVKEEGSPDSYELSPQLEELITKVSKAHQETFPSLCQLGKYTTNSSADHRVQLDLGLWDKFSELATKCIIKIVEFAKRLPGFTGLSIADQITLLKAACLDILMLRICTRYTPEQDTMTFSDGLTLNRTQMHNAGFGPLTDLVFAFAGQLLPLEMDDTETGLLSAICLICGDRMDLEEPEKVDKLQEPLLEALRLYARRRRPSQPYMFPRMLMKITDLRGISTKGAERAITLKMEIPGPMPPLIREMLENPEMFEDDSSQPGPHPKASSEDEVPGGQGKRGSSPQPDQGH comes from the exons ATGTACGACTGCATGGAAGCGTTTGCCCCGGGTCCGCGACGGCTGTACGGGGCGGCGGGGCCCGGGGCCGGCTTGCTGCGCAGAGCCACCGGCAGCTCCTGTTTCGCCGGACTTGAGCCTTTTGCTTGGCCGCAACCCACCAGTCTACAAT CGGTGGAGACGCAGAGCACCAGCTCAGAAGAGATGGTGCCCAGCTCACCCTCACCCCCTCCACCTCCTCGGGTCTACAAGCCGTGCTTCGTGTGCAATGACAAGTCCTCTGGCTACCACTATGGGGTCAGCTCTTGTGAAGGCTGCAAG GGCTTCTTCCGCCGCAGCATTCAGAAGAACATGGTGTACACATGTCACCGTGACAAAAACTGTATCATCAACAAGGTGACCCGGAATCGCTGCCAGTACTGCCGGCTACAGAAGTGCTTCGAAGTGGGCATGTCCAAGGAAG CTGTACGGAATGACCggaacaagaagaagaaagaggtgaaGGAAGAAGGGTCACCTGACAGCTATGAGCTGAGCCCCCAGTTAGAAGAGCTCATCACCAAGGTCAGCAAAGCCCATCAAGAGACCTTCCCCtcgctctgtcagctggggaaaTACACCACG AACTCCAGTGCAGATCACCGGGTGCAGCTGGATCTGGGGCTATGGGACAAGTTCAGTGAGCTGGCCACCAAATGCATCATCAAGATCGTGGAGTTTGCCAAGCGACTGCCTGGCTTTACAGGACTCAGCATTGCTGACCAGATCACTCTGCTCAAGGCTGCCTGCCTGGACATCTTG atGCTGAGGATCTGTACACGGTATACCCCAGAGCAGGACACCATGACCTTCTCTGATGGGCTGACCCTGAACCGGACCCAGATGCACAACGCTGGCTTTGGGCCCCTCACGGACCTCGTCTTTGCCTTTGCCGGGCAGCTCCTGCCCCTGGAGATGGATGACACCGAGACCGGGCTGCTCAGTGCCATCTGCCTCATCTGTGGAG ACCGCATGGACCTGGAGGAACCTGAAAAGGTGGACAAGCTGCAGGAGCCACTTCTGGAAGCCCTGAGGCTGTATGCCCGGCGCCGGCGGCCCAGCCAGCCCTATATGTTCCCAAGGATGCTCATGAAGATCACTGACCTCCGGGGCATCAGCACCAAGG GCGCGGAAAGGGCCATTACCCTGAAGATGGAGATTCCAGGCCCGATGCCTCCCCTGATCCGAGAGATGCTGGAGAACCCCGAAATGTTTGAGGACGACTCCTCCCAGCCTGGTCCCCACCCCAAGGCCTCCAGTGAGGATGAGGTTCCTGGGGGCCAGGGCAAAAGGGGCAGCAGCCCCCAGCCTGACCAGGGCCATTGA